In one Aromatoleum aromaticum EbN1 genomic region, the following are encoded:
- a CDS encoding autotransporter assembly complex protein TamA, whose amino-acid sequence MTAFRIHALLRLWFVALCLGLSSGTVFAQVPLQVELDAPDSVRPLLERYLRILEPDGQVLPEVQADRVALARRTRREATELLATEGYFTPEIRLQREPDGRWQLSVEPGPRASIAAVELLFDGDLAGDGETRAERRAALRQAWALAPGESFRQSAWDDAKARLLDGVAVRDYAAARIIDSRAEVDPDNATVQLSVTVDSGPRFFLGPLEVSGLQDLPPDFVERFNMLEPGEPFDQERLLALQTVLQNSPQFGSVVVDIERDPALAAAVPIRVQVTEAQSRYLGFGVGYSTNTGFRTEMSWRDVNFFDRGWELATGLRLEQRRNAAYADVFLPPAPAGHRDSFGAAIERSTVEGLTLMTQAVGVARTRTRGNIDTRLALRLQHEQRDPDGAPSTSRNSLTANWTWIRRRVDDLLDPRRGDVLQFDIGGGAKAVLSDQDFLRLYGRYVRYLPFVERDVLILRVEGGATLAPSRDGVPHDFLFRTGGTQTVRGYAFESLGVREGDATVGGRYLATLSAEYVRWFLPQWGAAAFVDAGDAADSRDTFALKTGYGVGARWKSPAGPLAVDLAYGHDEKRLRLHFGIAIAF is encoded by the coding sequence ATGACAGCTTTCCGGATTCATGCGCTGCTCCGGCTGTGGTTCGTTGCGCTGTGCCTCGGACTTTCGTCCGGTACCGTGTTCGCCCAAGTTCCGCTGCAGGTCGAACTCGATGCACCCGACAGCGTGCGGCCGCTGCTCGAACGCTATCTGCGCATCCTCGAGCCTGATGGGCAGGTCCTGCCGGAAGTGCAGGCCGACCGTGTCGCGCTGGCCCGGCGCACGCGGCGCGAAGCGACGGAGCTGCTGGCGACCGAAGGGTATTTCACGCCCGAGATCCGCTTGCAGCGTGAACCGGACGGCCGGTGGCAGCTGTCGGTCGAGCCCGGTCCGCGGGCGAGCATCGCCGCTGTCGAGCTGCTGTTCGACGGCGATCTGGCCGGCGACGGCGAGACACGCGCGGAACGTCGTGCTGCGCTGCGCCAGGCATGGGCTCTCGCGCCGGGAGAGTCTTTTCGCCAGAGCGCCTGGGACGACGCGAAGGCGCGCCTCCTCGACGGGGTCGCCGTGCGCGACTACGCCGCGGCGCGCATTATCGACAGCCGTGCCGAAGTCGATCCGGACAACGCGACCGTGCAGCTTTCGGTGACGGTCGACTCCGGGCCGCGTTTTTTCCTCGGCCCGCTCGAAGTGTCGGGCCTGCAGGATCTTCCGCCCGATTTCGTCGAACGTTTCAACATGCTGGAGCCCGGCGAGCCGTTCGACCAGGAGCGCCTCCTCGCGCTGCAGACTGTACTGCAGAACTCCCCGCAGTTCGGTTCGGTGGTCGTCGATATCGAGCGCGATCCGGCGCTTGCCGCAGCCGTGCCGATCCGCGTCCAGGTCACCGAAGCGCAGTCCCGATACCTCGGCTTCGGCGTCGGCTATTCGACCAACACCGGTTTTCGCACCGAAATGAGCTGGCGCGACGTAAACTTCTTCGACCGCGGTTGGGAGCTCGCCACCGGACTGCGGCTCGAGCAGCGCCGCAACGCCGCGTACGCGGACGTTTTCCTGCCGCCCGCGCCTGCCGGCCATCGGGACAGCTTTGGTGCTGCGATCGAGCGCAGCACCGTCGAGGGGCTGACGCTGATGACCCAGGCAGTGGGCGTGGCGCGCACGAGGACGCGCGGCAACATCGACACGCGCCTCGCGCTGCGCCTGCAGCACGAACAACGCGATCCCGACGGCGCGCCGTCGACGAGCCGCAACTCGCTGACGGCGAACTGGACATGGATCCGGCGGCGGGTCGACGATCTCCTCGATCCGCGACGAGGCGACGTGCTGCAGTTCGATATCGGGGGTGGCGCGAAGGCGGTACTGTCAGACCAGGATTTCCTCCGGCTTTACGGCCGCTACGTGCGCTATCTGCCTTTTGTCGAACGCGACGTGCTGATCCTGCGCGTTGAAGGCGGGGCGACGCTCGCGCCGAGCCGGGATGGCGTGCCGCACGATTTCCTGTTCCGCACCGGGGGCACGCAGACGGTACGCGGCTACGCGTTCGAGAGCCTGGGCGTGAGAGAGGGCGACGCTACCGTCGGCGGGCGTTACCTCGCGACGCTGAGCGCGGAATATGTCCGTTGGTTCCTGCCGCAGTGGGGGGCGGCGGCGTTCGTCGATGCGGGCGATGCCGCCGACAGCCGCGACACATTCGCTCTCAAGACCGGCTACGGCGTCGGCGCGCGCTGGAAAAGTCCTGCCGGCCCGCTCGCCGTCGATCTTGCGTACGGCCACGACGAAAAGCGGCTGCGCCTGCATTTCGGCATCGCCATCGCATTCTGA
- a CDS encoding class 1 fructose-bisphosphatase — protein sequence MRRVTLTQFLIEQQRAGRTSPDLRLLIEVVARAVKAIAVNVSKGALADLLGEAGTDNVQGEAQKKLDVIANEILLQANEWGGHLAAMASEEVEEVHQIPFDYPKGGYLLLFDPLDGSSNIDVNISVGTIFSVLRFPEGIQEPNEQCFLQPGREQVAAGYALYGPSTLLILTVGNGVHGFTLDREMGSFVYTHPFMTVPVDTQEYAINASNARHWEPPVQRYVAELQQGRTGPRGKDFNMRWVASMVADVHRVLTRGGIFMYPLDEKCRDQGGKLRLMYEANPMAMIVEQAGGSATTGRQRILDVQPAKLHQRVPVILGSTHEVERVTAYHREG from the coding sequence ATGCGACGCGTCACGCTAACCCAATTCCTGATCGAGCAGCAGCGCGCCGGCCGCACCAGCCCTGACCTGCGACTGCTGATCGAAGTCGTCGCCCGGGCGGTAAAGGCAATCGCCGTCAATGTCTCGAAAGGGGCGCTTGCCGACCTGCTCGGCGAGGCGGGTACCGACAACGTCCAGGGCGAGGCGCAAAAGAAGCTCGACGTGATCGCGAACGAGATTCTGCTGCAGGCCAACGAATGGGGCGGGCACCTCGCGGCGATGGCGTCGGAAGAGGTCGAGGAGGTCCATCAGATTCCGTTCGACTACCCGAAGGGCGGCTATCTGCTGCTGTTCGATCCGCTCGACGGTTCGTCGAACATCGACGTCAATATCTCGGTCGGCACGATCTTCTCGGTACTGCGCTTCCCTGAAGGGATCCAGGAGCCCAACGAGCAGTGCTTCCTGCAGCCTGGCCGCGAGCAGGTCGCTGCGGGGTACGCGCTGTACGGCCCGTCGACCCTGCTGATCCTCACCGTCGGCAACGGTGTGCATGGCTTCACGCTGGACCGCGAGATGGGTAGCTTCGTCTATACCCACCCGTTCATGACGGTGCCGGTGGATACGCAGGAATATGCGATCAACGCCTCGAACGCGCGCCACTGGGAGCCGCCGGTGCAGCGCTATGTCGCCGAATTGCAGCAGGGCAGGACGGGGCCGCGCGGCAAGGATTTCAACATGCGCTGGGTCGCGTCGATGGTCGCCGATGTGCATCGCGTCCTCACGCGCGGCGGCATCTTCATGTACCCGCTGGACGAGAAGTGCCGCGACCAGGGCGGCAAGCTGCGCCTGATGTACGAGGCGAATCCGATGGCGATGATCGTCGAGCAGGCGGGGGGCTCGGCGACGACCGGTCGCCAGCGGATCCTCGACGTGCAGCCGGCAAAGCTGCACCAGCGCGTGCCGGTGATCCTCGGGTCGACCCACGAAGTCGAGCGCGTGACCGCCTACCATCGCGAAGGCTGA
- a CDS encoding D-amino acid dehydrogenase, giving the protein MHVLVLGAGVTGVTTAWYLARAGFEVSVADRQPEAALETSYANGGQISISHPEPWANPAAPLNALRWLGREDAPLLFRPHADPAQWAWTLAFLRECLPHRTRRNTAAIASLAVHSGERLRTLRAETGLAYDHLEHGILHLFFTPQEFARVPNKVAELATYGIQARSCSRDECVAIEPALAGTAGELAGGLYAPNDESGDAFRFTQALAERAAQAGVRFHYSTTISRIDHSGGRINGIEVHDAEGRNGTLTAAAYVLCLGSYSRLLVAPLGEHLPIYPVKGYSVTVPLHDLARAPSVSLTDESRRIVCSRLGDRLRVAGTAELNGYNTDINLARCQAILDWLEARFPGATDTAEAHLWAGLRPATPGNIPLIGRSRLSNLWYNTGHGTLGWTLACGSASCLVDLMSGYPAPVPNFPFLGNEA; this is encoded by the coding sequence ATGCACGTTCTGGTTCTCGGCGCCGGCGTCACCGGCGTCACCACCGCCTGGTATCTCGCCAGGGCAGGCTTCGAAGTAAGCGTGGCAGACCGCCAGCCCGAGGCCGCGCTCGAAACCAGCTACGCCAACGGCGGCCAGATCTCGATCAGCCACCCTGAACCTTGGGCGAACCCCGCTGCCCCGCTCAACGCCTTGCGCTGGCTCGGCCGGGAGGATGCCCCGTTGCTGTTCCGCCCCCACGCCGATCCCGCCCAATGGGCGTGGACGCTCGCGTTCCTGCGTGAATGCCTGCCGCACCGGACGCGGCGCAACACTGCAGCCATCGCCAGTCTCGCCGTGCATAGTGGCGAACGCCTGCGCACGCTGCGCGCGGAAACCGGCCTCGCCTACGATCATCTCGAGCACGGCATCCTGCATCTGTTCTTTACGCCGCAGGAGTTCGCGCGCGTCCCCAACAAGGTTGCAGAACTCGCCACCTACGGCATCCAGGCCCGCTCGTGCAGCCGCGACGAATGCGTCGCGATCGAACCTGCACTCGCCGGCACGGCCGGGGAGCTTGCGGGCGGTCTGTATGCACCGAACGACGAGTCGGGGGACGCTTTCCGTTTCACCCAGGCACTCGCCGAGCGGGCAGCGCAGGCGGGCGTGCGCTTCCATTACAGCACCACGATCAGCCGCATCGACCACAGCGGCGGGCGCATTAACGGCATCGAGGTCCACGACGCCGAAGGACGCAACGGCACCCTCACCGCCGCAGCCTACGTGCTGTGCCTCGGCAGCTACAGCCGCCTGCTGGTCGCCCCGCTTGGCGAGCACCTGCCGATCTACCCGGTGAAAGGGTATTCGGTGACCGTTCCGCTACACGACTTGGCACGGGCCCCCAGCGTCAGCCTCACCGATGAATCGCGCCGCATCGTGTGCTCGCGCCTCGGCGACCGGTTGCGCGTCGCGGGAACTGCGGAATTGAACGGCTACAATACCGACATCAACCTGGCCCGCTGCCAGGCCATCCTGGACTGGCTGGAGGCGCGCTTTCCCGGCGCCACCGACACCGCCGAGGCGCACCTGTGGGCCGGCCTGCGCCCCGCCACGCCCGGCAACATCCCGCTGATCGGGCGGAGCCGCCTGTCGAACCTTTGGTACAACACCGGACACGGGACACTTGGATGGACGCTCGCCTGCGGCTCTGCCAGCTGTCTCGTCGATCTCATGTCGGGCTATCCGGCGCCGGTGCCCAACTTCCCGTTCCTGGGAAACGAAGCCTGA
- a CDS encoding ClpXP protease specificity-enhancing factor: MTNISTKPYLLRAIFEWCVDQGFTPHIAVLVDERTVVPTGYAQDGQIVLNLGPEATQQLVMGNDLITFQARFGGVAHALSVPVSNVLAIYARENGHGMAFEPEAAVESPAVPAPQVDGQQDEGSAAATPPAEKRPSAARNHLKIVK, translated from the coding sequence ATGACAAACATATCTACCAAACCCTACCTGCTCCGCGCCATTTTCGAATGGTGTGTCGACCAGGGCTTCACGCCCCATATCGCGGTACTCGTCGACGAGCGTACCGTGGTCCCGACCGGCTATGCGCAAGACGGGCAGATCGTGCTCAACCTGGGTCCCGAAGCGACACAGCAACTGGTCATGGGCAACGACCTGATCACTTTCCAGGCGCGCTTCGGCGGCGTCGCCCATGCGCTGTCGGTCCCGGTGTCCAACGTCCTTGCAATCTACGCGCGGGAGAACGGGCACGGCATGGCGTTCGAGCCTGAAGCGGCGGTCGAGTCGCCCGCTGTCCCGGCCCCGCAGGTCGACGGACAGCAGGACGAGGGCAGTGCCGCCGCCACGCCGCCTGCGGAAAAGCGTCCGTCAGCAGCGCGCAACCACCTGAAGATCGTCAAGTAA
- a CDS encoding glutathione S-transferase N-terminal domain-containing protein, with protein MMNLYSGTTDPFSHRCRIVLFEKGMDFEVIDVDLYNKPEDIAVINPYNRVPVLVDRDLVLYEANIINEYIDERFPHPQLMPPDPILRARARQLLHTFEHELFSHIDVLEKNQKGVEKSRAHVRDELVQLAPIFVKQKFMLGDEFSMLDVAIAPLLWRLEHYGIELPKAAANLMKYAERIFSRQGFIDALTPSEKVMRR; from the coding sequence ATGATGAACCTGTATTCCGGCACAACCGATCCGTTCAGCCACCGCTGCCGGATCGTGCTCTTCGAAAAGGGAATGGACTTCGAAGTCATCGATGTCGACCTCTACAACAAGCCTGAAGACATCGCCGTCATCAATCCGTACAACCGGGTGCCGGTGCTGGTCGACCGCGACCTCGTCCTGTACGAGGCGAACATCATCAACGAGTATATCGACGAGCGCTTTCCGCATCCGCAGCTGATGCCGCCAGACCCGATCCTGCGCGCGCGTGCCCGCCAGTTGCTGCACACGTTCGAGCACGAACTGTTCTCACACATCGACGTGCTCGAGAAGAACCAGAAGGGCGTCGAAAAGAGCCGCGCCCACGTGCGTGACGAGCTCGTCCAGCTCGCACCGATCTTCGTCAAGCAGAAGTTCATGCTCGGCGACGAGTTCTCGATGCTCGACGTCGCGATCGCCCCCTTGCTGTGGCGTCTCGAACATTACGGCATCGAACTGCCGAAGGCCGCGGCGAACCTCATGAAATACGCCGAACGCATTTTCAGCCGGCAGGGTTTCATCGATGCCCTGACTCCGTCCGAAAAGGTGATGCGGCGCTGA
- a CDS encoding cytochrome c1, translated as MSIRVIKTLKRLAAIVLFAPALALSAGAELHLDKAPVSSDPAALQNGAKLFVNYCLSCHSASFARYNTLQQIGLDEQQIRDNLMFTGERVGDLMKIAMRPAESKVWFGVTPPDLTLIARQRASEFGSGADWIYTYLRQFYRDPARPTGWNNVVFGNVGMPHALWELQGQQVAKVTEHEDGTKSIALELATPGKMSVEEYDKTVADLVSFLVWMGEPMADKRKTIGIYVLIFLAGLFVLSYALKKNYWKDIH; from the coding sequence ATGAGCATTCGTGTGATCAAGACTCTCAAGCGCCTGGCTGCCATCGTGCTGTTCGCGCCGGCTCTCGCGCTGTCCGCCGGGGCGGAACTGCACCTCGACAAGGCGCCGGTCAGCTCCGACCCGGCCGCGCTGCAGAATGGCGCCAAACTGTTCGTCAACTACTGCCTGAGCTGCCACAGCGCAAGCTTCGCGCGTTACAACACGCTGCAGCAGATCGGTCTCGACGAGCAGCAGATCCGCGACAACCTGATGTTCACCGGCGAACGCGTCGGCGACCTGATGAAGATCGCGATGCGTCCGGCCGAATCGAAAGTGTGGTTCGGGGTGACGCCGCCCGACCTGACGCTGATCGCGCGCCAGCGCGCATCCGAGTTCGGCAGCGGCGCCGACTGGATATACACGTACCTGCGCCAGTTCTACCGTGATCCGGCGCGCCCGACAGGCTGGAACAACGTGGTATTCGGCAACGTCGGCATGCCGCACGCGCTGTGGGAACTGCAGGGCCAGCAGGTCGCGAAGGTCACCGAGCACGAGGACGGCACAAAATCGATCGCTCTCGAACTGGCAACGCCGGGCAAGATGAGCGTCGAGGAGTATGACAAGACGGTTGCCGATCTGGTCTCCTTCCTGGTCTGGATGGGCGAGCCGATGGCCGACAAACGCAAGACGATCGGGATCTACGTACTGATCTTCCTGGCGGGGCTGTTCGTGCTCTCCTATGCTTTGAAGAAAAATTACTGGAAGGATATTCACTGA
- a CDS encoding cytochrome b, whose amino-acid sequence MTTKSQELMHWIDARFPLTSTWKAHLSEYYAPKNFNFWYFFGSLALLVLVIQIVTGIFLVMHYKPDASLNASGIPVAFASVEYIMREVPGGWLIRYLHSTGASAFFIVVYLHMFRGLLYGSYRKPRELIWVFGTLIFLALMAEAFMGYLLPWGQMSFWGAQVIVNLFSAIPVIGPDLSLVIRGDYVVSDATLNRFFSFHVIAVPLVLIGLVLAHIVALHEVGSNNPDGVEIKKKKDANGIPLDGIPFHPYYTVKDIAGVVGFLIVFSAILFFWPEGGGYFLEYNNFIPADPLKTPLHIAPVWYFTPFYSILRAVTYPLFGVDAKFWGVVAMGASVVIIAFLPWLDRSPVKSIRYKGGLFKAILAVFLVAFFILGYLGVLPPTPGRTLAAQICSVLYFAFFLLMPWYSKLDKCKPEPERVTFK is encoded by the coding sequence ATGACTACAAAATCACAAGAACTGATGCACTGGATCGACGCGCGCTTCCCGCTCACGTCGACCTGGAAGGCGCACCTGTCGGAATATTACGCGCCGAAGAACTTCAATTTCTGGTACTTCTTCGGTTCGCTCGCGCTCCTGGTGCTGGTGATCCAGATCGTGACCGGCATCTTCCTGGTCATGCACTACAAGCCCGATGCTTCGCTGAACGCGTCCGGCATCCCCGTCGCGTTCGCCAGCGTCGAATACATCATGCGCGAAGTGCCGGGCGGCTGGCTGATCCGCTACCTGCACTCGACCGGGGCGTCGGCGTTCTTCATCGTCGTCTACCTGCACATGTTCCGCGGGCTGCTGTACGGATCGTATCGCAAGCCGCGCGAGCTGATCTGGGTGTTCGGCACGTTGATCTTCCTCGCGCTGATGGCCGAAGCGTTCATGGGCTACCTGCTGCCGTGGGGGCAGATGTCGTTCTGGGGTGCGCAGGTGATCGTGAACCTGTTCTCCGCGATCCCCGTGATCGGGCCGGACCTGTCGCTGGTGATTCGTGGCGACTACGTGGTGTCCGACGCGACGCTGAACCGCTTCTTCTCGTTTCACGTGATCGCCGTGCCGCTGGTGCTGATCGGCCTGGTGCTGGCGCACATCGTCGCGCTGCACGAAGTCGGCTCGAACAATCCGGACGGTGTCGAGATCAAGAAGAAAAAGGACGCCAACGGGATCCCGCTCGACGGCATTCCGTTCCACCCGTACTACACCGTGAAGGACATCGCGGGCGTGGTCGGTTTCCTGATCGTGTTCTCGGCAATCCTGTTCTTCTGGCCCGAGGGCGGCGGCTACTTCCTCGAGTACAACAACTTCATCCCCGCCGACCCGCTGAAGACGCCGCTGCACATCGCGCCGGTGTGGTATTTCACGCCGTTCTACTCGATCCTGCGCGCGGTCACGTACCCGCTGTTCGGCGTCGACGCGAAGTTCTGGGGCGTCGTCGCGATGGGGGCGTCGGTCGTGATCATCGCCTTCCTGCCCTGGCTGGATCGCAGCCCGGTGAAGTCGATCCGCTACAAGGGCGGGCTGTTCAAGGCGATCCTGGCAGTGTTCCTGGTCGCGTTCTTCATCCTCGGCTACCTCGGCGTGCTGCCCCCGACCCCGGGCCGTACCCTGGCGGCCCAGATCTGCTCGGTGCTGTACTTCGCGTTCTTCCTGTTGATGCCGTGGTACAGCAAACTCGACAAGTGCAAACCCGAACCGGAAAGGGTGACGTTCAAATGA
- the petA gene encoding ubiquinol-cytochrome c reductase iron-sulfur subunit encodes MSVDQKMDSGRRQLLVATSAVGGVAVVATAVPFVASLTPSDRAKAAGAPVEADIGKLAPGEMMTVEWRGKPVWILRRTPEMLASLEKTEPLVSDPASEKPMQPEYAQNKHRSINPEYLVAVGICTHLGCSPSDKFKVGAESGVGPDWPGGFLCPCHGSLFDLAGRVYRSMPAPDNLEIPPYKFLADTRILIGDDAKA; translated from the coding sequence ATGAGCGTGGATCAGAAGATGGACAGTGGCCGTCGGCAACTGCTTGTCGCAACCTCGGCGGTCGGTGGCGTTGCAGTGGTCGCGACGGCGGTGCCGTTCGTTGCCAGCTTGACGCCGTCGGATCGAGCCAAGGCGGCAGGCGCCCCGGTCGAAGCGGATATCGGCAAGCTTGCGCCGGGCGAGATGATGACGGTGGAGTGGCGCGGCAAACCGGTGTGGATCCTGCGGCGCACGCCCGAAATGCTCGCGTCGCTGGAAAAGACCGAGCCGCTGGTGAGCGATCCGGCTTCGGAAAAACCGATGCAGCCGGAATACGCGCAGAACAAGCATCGTTCGATCAACCCCGAATACCTCGTCGCGGTCGGCATCTGCACCCACCTGGGCTGTTCGCCGAGCGACAAGTTCAAGGTCGGTGCCGAAAGCGGCGTCGGGCCCGACTGGCCGGGCGGCTTCCTGTGCCCCTGCCACGGCTCCCTGTTCGACCTTGCCGGCCGCGTCTATCGCAGCATGCCGGCGCCGGACAATCTCGAGATTCCGCCCTACAAGTTCCTCGCGGATACGCGGATTCTCATCGGTGACGACGCAAAGGCCTAA
- the recR gene encoding recombination mediator RecR — protein MSPSSLDELIDALRGLPGVGPKSAQRMAYHLLQRDQRGAERLARALGNALAVLRHCERCNTFTETEICQRCASPQRDASLLCVVEMPADLAVIEQTHAYNGLYYVLMGRLSPLDGIGPRELKFDKLLARVADSTVQEVILATNFTNEGEATAHIVAELLAARGIRVSRLSRGVPVGGELEHTDTGTIAQALVERRPL, from the coding sequence ATGTCACCTTCGAGTCTCGACGAGCTGATCGACGCGTTGCGCGGCCTGCCCGGAGTCGGGCCGAAGTCCGCGCAGCGCATGGCCTACCATCTTTTGCAGCGCGACCAGCGTGGCGCCGAACGCCTTGCCCGGGCGCTCGGCAATGCGCTCGCGGTGCTGCGTCATTGCGAACGCTGCAACACTTTCACCGAAACCGAGATCTGCCAGCGCTGCGCGAGCCCGCAGCGCGACGCGTCGCTGCTGTGCGTCGTCGAAATGCCGGCCGACCTCGCGGTGATCGAGCAGACCCATGCGTACAACGGCCTGTATTACGTGCTCATGGGCCGTCTGTCGCCGCTCGATGGCATCGGTCCGCGCGAGCTCAAGTTCGACAAGCTGCTCGCCCGCGTCGCCGACAGCACCGTGCAGGAAGTGATTCTCGCGACGAACTTCACGAATGAAGGCGAGGCGACGGCCCACATCGTCGCGGAGCTGCTCGCTGCGCGCGGCATCAGGGTCAGTCGCCTGTCGCGGGGCGTACCGGTGGGCGGCGAACTCGAGCACACCGACACCGGCACGATCGCCCAGGCGCTCGTCGAGAGGCGCCCGCTCTGA
- a CDS encoding YbaB/EbfC family nucleoid-associated protein has translation MKGGIAGLMKQAQQMQENMKKMQDQLASVEVEGQSGAGMVKVLMTCKYDVRRVTIDDSVMDDKEMLEDLLAAAVNDAVRRVETTTQEKMAGFTSGLNLPPGMKLPF, from the coding sequence ATGAAAGGCGGAATTGCCGGGCTGATGAAACAGGCCCAGCAGATGCAGGAAAACATGAAGAAGATGCAGGACCAGCTGGCCTCGGTCGAAGTCGAGGGGCAGTCGGGCGCCGGAATGGTCAAGGTGCTGATGACCTGCAAGTACGACGTGCGCCGGGTGACGATCGACGACTCGGTGATGGACGACAAGGAAATGCTCGAGGATCTCCTCGCGGCCGCTGTCAATGACGCAGTGCGCCGCGTGGAAACGACGACGCAGGAGAAAATGGCGGGCTTCACGTCCGGCCTCAACCTGCCGCCCGGGATGAAGCTGCCGTTCTGA
- the dnaX gene encoding DNA polymerase III subunit gamma/tau, which yields MSYQVLARKWRPKNFATLVGQEHVVRALSHALATGRLHHAWLFTGTRGVGKTTISRILAKALNCETGVTPEPCGTCAACRAIDADRFPDYVEMDAASNRGVEDMAALLDKAVYAPVQGRYKVYMIDEVHMLTGHAFNAMLKTLEEPPEHVKFILATTDPQKIPVTVLSRCLQFNLKQMPPGHIIDHLGGILEAEGVPFEAPALRHLAKAANGSMRDALSLLDQAIAHGSGRVEEEQVSHMLGTVGDDHLYAVLDALAAGDVAGMLAVADRMEARSLSFDAALQALASLLHRIALVQFAPAAIADEAERQRLAPYAEAFDAEFLQLAYQIAIHGRDELSLAPDDYAGFTMSLLRLHAFRPEQPVALGSPGDAAGGGGAGRARVISPSPQPAASLTARATASGAPRDAAPAARSPAAKVIPAEHLPRERAIAEAGRRLSTPGSAVAVAESPIEPSNSVPPWEDLPPEAFAGETSVPQPASSAAPAPVRPSDAEVERPPARSATAPGSAVPRRAEQPEATVASPGTTGLDIGSAFAAGEWHAILRVLGLGGMMRELAQHCEWIGFVEGVVNLRLSETHRHLLGMNPGLLDRLQDALAAQYGAPLRLRIETGAIAGETPAQRDQAEKRARHIEAVAALESDPFVRELIERFDASLVEASVRPL from the coding sequence ATGAGCTATCAGGTTCTCGCCCGCAAGTGGCGCCCGAAGAATTTCGCGACGCTGGTCGGCCAGGAACACGTCGTCCGGGCGCTCAGCCATGCGCTCGCCACCGGTCGGCTGCACCACGCGTGGCTGTTCACGGGCACGCGCGGCGTCGGCAAGACGACCATTTCGCGCATTCTCGCCAAAGCGCTGAACTGCGAGACCGGCGTTACGCCCGAACCCTGCGGCACCTGCGCGGCCTGCCGCGCGATCGACGCGGACCGTTTTCCCGACTACGTCGAGATGGATGCCGCTTCGAACCGCGGCGTCGAGGACATGGCTGCGCTGCTCGACAAGGCGGTGTATGCACCGGTGCAGGGGCGCTACAAGGTCTACATGATCGACGAAGTCCACATGCTGACCGGGCATGCGTTCAACGCGATGCTGAAAACGCTCGAAGAGCCTCCCGAACACGTCAAGTTCATCCTCGCGACGACGGATCCGCAGAAAATCCCGGTGACAGTGCTCTCCCGCTGCCTGCAGTTCAACCTCAAGCAGATGCCGCCGGGGCACATCATCGACCATCTCGGCGGCATTCTCGAGGCCGAGGGCGTGCCCTTCGAAGCGCCCGCACTGCGCCATCTCGCCAAGGCCGCCAACGGCTCGATGCGCGATGCGCTGTCGCTGCTCGACCAGGCGATCGCGCACGGTTCTGGGCGCGTCGAGGAAGAGCAGGTCTCGCACATGCTCGGTACGGTCGGCGACGATCATCTGTACGCGGTGCTCGACGCGCTGGCTGCGGGCGACGTCGCCGGGATGCTCGCCGTGGCCGACCGCATGGAGGCGCGCAGCCTGTCGTTCGACGCGGCGTTGCAGGCGCTCGCCTCGCTGCTGCACCGCATCGCGCTCGTGCAGTTCGCCCCGGCGGCGATCGCCGACGAGGCGGAACGTCAACGTCTCGCGCCGTATGCCGAGGCCTTCGACGCCGAGTTCCTGCAACTCGCCTACCAGATCGCCATCCACGGCCGCGACGAACTGTCGCTGGCGCCGGACGACTATGCGGGCTTCACTATGAGCCTGCTGCGCCTGCACGCATTTCGCCCCGAGCAGCCGGTGGCGCTCGGCAGTCCCGGCGACGCGGCAGGCGGAGGGGGGGCGGGTCGGGCGCGTGTCATCTCCCCGTCGCCACAGCCGGCTGCGAGCCTCACAGCACGGGCGACGGCATCGGGGGCGCCGCGCGACGCGGCGCCGGCAGCAAGATCCCCGGCGGCAAAGGTAATCCCCGCGGAGCATCTGCCACGCGAACGCGCGATTGCCGAAGCCGGGAGGCGTTTGTCGACGCCCGGCAGTGCGGTGGCGGTCGCCGAAAGTCCGATCGAACCATCGAACTCCGTTCCTCCATGGGAAGATCTGCCGCCGGAGGCGTTCGCCGGCGAAACATCGGTGCCGCAACCTGCCTCCTCGGCCGCGCCGGCGCCCGTGCGCCCAAGCGACGCGGAGGTCGAGCGGCCGCCGGCACGAAGCGCGACGGCCCCCGGAAGTGCTGTTCCGCGGCGCGCCGAGCAGCCGGAAGCCACAGTTGCGTCACCGGGCACGACAGGGCTCGACATCGGATCGGCTTTCGCTGCCGGCGAATGGCATGCGATCCTGCGCGTGCTGGGCCTTGGCGGAATGATGCGGGAACTCGCGCAGCACTGCGAATGGATCGGATTTGTCGAAGGTGTGGTGAACCTTCGGTTGTCCGAAACCCATCGCCATTTGCTGGGCATGAATCCGGGACTCCTCGACCGCCTGCAGGACGCGCTTGCGGCGCAGTATGGCGCTCCGCTGCGGCTCAGGATCGAGACCGGCGCGATCGCCGGCGAAACCCCGGCGCAGCGCGACCAGGCAGAAAAACGGGCGCGGCACATCGAGGCCGTGGCGGCGCTCGAGAGCGACCCTTTCGTGCGTGAACTGATCGAACGATTCGACGCGTCCCTCGTGGAAGCGTCGGTAAGACCACTTTGA